TTTGCTTAGCTGGTAGCTATCTCCCTGAAGATCCGATAATCCGATCACTTCGTCTTGCTGATAGTGGTGGCCGAGGATCCGCAGCCGCGAGCCCATTTCGGCGCGAATGGCCGCGATTCGCGCGTGCAGTTCGTCATTTGCCAGCGATTTATAGGGCTTCAGTTCGAAGCCGGCCGGCTGGGTGGGAAGAGGGATAGGCATTGAAGCGCTTTTGCGTGGGGGCATGTTTGCCCATATTTCCGGCTGGCAATCTCAAGCGATTACGCCGCCGCATCTGCTAGCATCGGGCAAAAGCGGAATGCCGTTTCGCTCGAAACCGATTTCGGGCTTGGCACTTACGCTCATTCAAATTATAGGTACTGCATCTGGCAATGCCAAACGACCGTCCGCGGCGCCGCCCTGTGACGGTTCCGGATGCCCGTGGAGCTTGCAAAGCGATTGCCGCCGTGCCGCGGGACCGGCCGATAAAACAGATACCGAGCAATTGAGCCGCGAACACACGGATTATTGAATAAGGCCCGATGTCATGCCGACTTCCTTGCCCGAGGCATTCGCGCAGATTCTTGCCCAATGCCAGGCGGGGCGGGATGAGATCGCCCAGGCTTTCGAGCGCTCGTTGGGCGAGGCGGTGAGCGTGTCGGCCAACGAGCCGGCGGCATGGGATGCCGATCGCATTCCGGCCGATCTATCGGGCCCGGGGCTGGCGATGGCATTCGTCGGTCCGCAAGGCGTCGCGATTCTGCTGCTCGCGGAATCGAGCGGATTGGTGCCCAGTTGGTATAACGCTCCCGACACGAGCCAGCGCGGCCGGCTGGCGACGTTGGCCCAAGAGTTGGGAATGCTCGCATTGCCGGATTCTCTCGGGGCCGATGATTTTCAATTCCGCGCGGTGCCGTCGCTCGCGGATGTCGCGCGGCATGCGAAGCCGAAAGACGGAGCGCAAGCGATTGAACTCAGCCTGAAGGGAAAATCGCACGACGGCATCGCGCGCTTGATTTGGCCGATGAACGAAACCGGCTTTCCAACGGCCGACGCGCCGCCGGTAGCATCACCGGCCGGGCCGCCGGTGCAAGCCGCCGCCGCGGCAGCGCCGGCTGCGACGCCGAACCCAAAAGCAGCGCCGGCGGCGGCGCATGTCCCGGCCGCGCCCAAACGTTCGGCAATCGATTTGCCCGACTACACCCGCAGCCTGCTGCATATCCGAGTGCCGATCAGCGTCACGCTGGCGACGAAGCGGCAGCCGATCGGGCAGATCATGGAACTCGGCGCCGGCTCGATCATTCATTTCGACAAATCGTGCGAAGAAATGCTCGATCTCTACGTCGGCGAGCACCGTGTGGCGAAAGGCGAGGCGGTCAAGGTCGGTGAAAAATTCGGGCTGCGAATCACCTCCGTCATCTTGCCGGAAGAGCGTTTCAAGCCGGTGCCCGGGCGGTAGGAAAAAGCGATCGTCACGGCAGTGGCAGCCCGCCGCAGCAAATTAGATAACGGGCGAAATTCTTCGCAGCCCATTGGCATCCTTTGCTCCAGCTACCCCGCGGGGCAGGACCCTTCGTTGCCAATTGTCGGCATCCCTCCCAGACGGCACGAAGTGCTTTTTCCAGAAGGATTTGCGATTTCTTTCGATTAATGCGTCAAAATCGTTGCCAAAGCGGGAGCGGCGTAGTTAAATTAAACGTTGAACAGCTTGTCTTACAACAGGGATGAGGTCGGGGGACCGCCTGTCTGGCGGCGATTTTTCCGACGGCCCGACGAGAGGTAGTGCTAATGCAAAAATCCACGAGTCGACGCACGCTTCAACCTGTCTTCGAACCGATCGATTTGCTCGACAGCGACTCTCTCATGCGGCCGTTGGCGACCAACGGCTTCGACTCGCAATCAACCGACGACGACGGAAGCCTCTTCGGCGGCCTTCATTGCGAGCCAGCCGAAACGAAGCAAAACGAATTTACGGCGAATGGCATCTCGGGAAATGGCTCCGCAGTGAATGGCTCCGTTGCAGCCAGCGAACCGGGCCGACAGGAATTTGCGATTCGCGGCCTTGCGAGAAATCCACCTGCATTCACGCCAAACGGCGATTCAAACGCTAACGGCGTTGTCCTCCATCCGGCAATTCGCATTGCCGACGAATTCGAAGACGATGCCGCTGCGTCGCTCGATGACGCCGCTGCAATCGATGACGCCGCTGCAATCGATGACGCTGAATCGCAGCCCGCTTTCGCGGCCATCGGATCGATCGCGGAATCGCACTCCGAACTCGCGACAGATCAGAACAGCAGCGAGCCCATCAATGACGATCCGCATGTGAATGGCAGCCCGAGCGTCAACCGCGATGCGATTCTTAACGGCAATTCACACGTGAACGGCGATTCACACGTGAACGGATCCGCCGTGCCAGTCGCCAACGGCCAACCGAATGCGTATCGCACGGA
This genomic window from Pirellulales bacterium contains:
- a CDS encoding FliM/FliN family flagellar motor C-terminal domain-containing protein; translation: MPTSLPEAFAQILAQCQAGRDEIAQAFERSLGEAVSVSANEPAAWDADRIPADLSGPGLAMAFVGPQGVAILLLAESSGLVPSWYNAPDTSQRGRLATLAQELGMLALPDSLGADDFQFRAVPSLADVARHAKPKDGAQAIELSLKGKSHDGIARLIWPMNETGFPTADAPPVASPAGPPVQAAAAAAPAATPNPKAAPAAAHVPAAPKRSAIDLPDYTRSLLHIRVPISVTLATKRQPIGQIMELGAGSIIHFDKSCEEMLDLYVGEHRVAKGEAVKVGEKFGLRITSVILPEERFKPVPGR